A region of the Cytobacillus luteolus genome:
CAACAATTTTTCAAAAAAATCAAAGAAGACTTTCCTGATTGCATCATAATCCATATCGGTTATACGTCAAAAGCTTCTTCTTCTTTTCAAAATGCCGTCATAGCAGCTGAAGAATTTGATAATGTCATATTAATTGACGCTTTAAATGTAACCGGTGGTTTAGCCGCAATCGTCATGTTTGCTGCTACTTTACTAGACAAGAATCCTACGATAGAACCTGAGCACTTGTCCAAATTAATTCAAGAAAAAGTTCCAAAATCAAGGCTAGCTTTTGTTCCTGGAAACTTAGATTTCTTAAGAGCTGGTGGACGTGTAAGTAATGCGGCCTATTTCGGTGCAGCTTTGTTAAAAATAAAGCCTCGTATTGATTTGCTAGAAGGAAAACTGGTTTCTACGAAGAAGTATCGCGGTAACATGACTGCAGTGACAAAAAAGCTTATGAATGATTATTTGACTCAATACAACATTGATCGAGAGCAGCTTTATTTGATCTACTCCCTTGGCTTAGATGAAGAGATCAAGCAACAAATGGATAAAATGGCGAGAGACAATGGTTTCAAGCAGATTACATGGATACAAGCAGGGGCGATGATTTCAACACATGCAGGGCCAGGTGGGTTTGGAATTGCGGGTTTGGAGGTATAGATAAAGGAGAACAGTCCGAGACCACTGAAATAGTAGTCAATTTGAAAAAACACCTTATCTGAGGGGGGCACAAATGTCTCCCTTTGAAAAACACGGGTCTTAGAAGCGATTCTAAAAGCCCGTTTTTCTTTTTATTTTTCATTTTTAAATAGTTGGACTTTTTCAGCAGTCTCATACTGTCCCCATGTTTACGTACTCTTTCCAACTATATGGAGGTTAGTCCAAATATGCCAAACTGCCAGACAGAGATCCCAACAGTGATAAAAAGTAGGGCTTCTCCAATACATAGCACGAAATACCTTGATTTTTGATCATCTTTCCACCAGAAGTATGCTTCGATTACTGAAGGTATAGCTAGAAGAAATAAACTGATCCCTAATAGTAACATCTGAGAAATTGTTTCTTTTTCTAAAA
Encoded here:
- a CDS encoding DegV family protein, with the protein product MSKIILSTESGADLPKDLAEKHRVQVVPMHIIMNGEDHLDGVLPVTDIYDYHTHTKQIPSTTATNIHEYQQFFKKIKEDFPDCIIIHIGYTSKASSSFQNAVIAAEEFDNVILIDALNVTGGLAAIVMFAATLLDKNPTIEPEHLSKLIQEKVPKSRLAFVPGNLDFLRAGGRVSNAAYFGAALLKIKPRIDLLEGKLVSTKKYRGNMTAVTKKLMNDYLTQYNIDREQLYLIYSLGLDEEIKQQMDKMARDNGFKQITWIQAGAMISTHAGPGGFGIAGLEV